The Microcoleus sp. bin38.metabat.b11b12b14.051 genome segment GAGCCAAAATTCAAGGCGCGGGCACAAATACGATCGTCATTTCGGGAGTTGAGAAACTCCACGCGGTAGACTATGCAATTATTCCCGATCGCATCGAAGCCGGAACATTTTTACTAGCAGGAGCCATAACTCACTCAGAAATCAGTTTGTCGTCAGTAATTCCCGACCACCTGACGGCAGTCATTGCCAAATTGCAGACAATGGGTGCGAAAATTATTGTAGAGTCCGACACTGTGCGGATAGTTCCCGGCAAAATTCACACCGCCACAGACATCGAAACTCTGCCTTACCCAGGTTTCTCCACAGATATGCAAGCCCCGTTTATGGCTTTGCTGACGCTGAGCGAGGGAGACAGCATGATCAAAGAAACCGTATTTGAGAACCGCTTGCGCCACGTAGCAGAACTCAACCGCATGGGCGCAGACATTCGCGTTAAAGGCAATGTCGCCGTCGTGCGCGGAGTCCCCATGCTCTCCGGTGCGCCGGTAGTTGCAACAGATTTGCGGGCTTCGGCGGCGTTGGTAATCGCGGGACTTGCAGCCGATGGTGTCACCACAATTAGCAGTTTGCAGCATTTAGACCGCGGCTACGAGCAGTTAGAGATCAAACTCCAAAAATTGGGAGCTAAGTTGCGACGAGTCAAAGAAGGAACAAACCCGGCGACGGCTGAGGCTCCTGTCAATTCCGTGCGATCGAGTTTAAACTGTTAATTAGTCATTAGTTCAGTAGTCATTAGTCATTAGTCAGCAGTCAGTAGTCAGCAGTCAGTAGTCAGTAGGAAGAAGAAAAAAACAATCTTTTTTAATGACCAATGACCAATGACCAATGACCAATGACCAATGACCAATGACCAATGACCAATGACTAATGACCAATGACTAATGACTAAAATGTTGAACATCCCCCTCATCGGCTTAAAAGCAGACCAGTTTCGGCACCCGCTAGACTTGGAAGCTACCAACACACTCAAACAACTACCCGGCCTGGATTTGATGGTGCGACAGTTGCTGGGACAACTGGGCGAACAGTTTTTCATGCTCGAAAATTTGGCTTCCAGCGTTCAAGTCGGGGAAAATCAACTGCCACACCTGCATCAATTACTGGTGGAGGCTTGCAAAACTCTGGATTTGGAAGTGCCGCAGCTTTATGTCCGCCAGCATCCGATGCCGAATGCTTACACCTTTGCGATGCGCGGAAAACAGCCTTTTGTGGTGATGCACACTTCGCTGATTGATTTGCTCACTGACGAGGAAGTGAAGGCCGTAATCGCTCACGAGTTGGGACATTTGAAGTGCGAGCACGGAGTTTACCTGACTCTGGCTAATTTAATAGTCTTAGCCGCTGGTCAAATTTCACCTTTGGGCGCGGTGTTCGCTCAAGGTTTGCAGGCGCAAATGTTGGAATGGTTGCGTTGTGCAGAATTTACGTGCGATCGCGCCGCCCTACTCGCCACCCAAGACCCCAGAGTGGTAGCATCGGTGTTGATGAAACTGGCCGGAGGTTCGCCCACGTTAGCACCGAAACTCAATGTTGATGCGTTTTTGGCGCAGGCGCGAGCCTATGACGACCTCAGCAGTACAGAACTTGGGGAAATGTTGAAGCAAGCTCAAACCGCTCAGTTATCCCATCCTGTACCAGTATTGCGCGCCAGAGAGATCGATCGCTGGGCAAGTTCAAAAAATTATGAATCTTTGCTTGCACAAAGTCGATCGGTATGTTACGATAGTGAAGCCACGAAAAAGGGCGGGTGGCGAAATTGGTAGACGCATCAGACTCAAAATCTGACACCGAAAGGTATGAGAGTTCGATTCTCTCCCCGCCCACTACCACAAAAGCTTAATAAACTAGGGTTTCGGATAATAAGTCTGGAACCCTAATTTATTTTATTTCCGAAAGTGCTTCAGGGCGTATCCTACAGGTTTGTAGTGAGGACTTTAGTCCGCAAGAAAAATTATAGGACTAAAGTCCTCACTACAAACACCTCGATCTAAAATTGAAAATCCAATGAATTTTATCGGTGAAATTGCTGGTTTAGGTGCTGCATTTGTCTGGGCCCTATCTTCCATAATCTGGCAGCGAGTAGGACAGCAAATCCCCGCAGTTGTACTAAACTTGCTCAAAGGCGCGATCGCCCTGTGCATGATTTTTGCCACAATACTGATTTTAGGCAAATCCTTACCAGCAGTCAACCCCAATATCTTAACAATGCTGCTCATCAGCGGCGCCCTAGGAATTGGCATCGGAGACACAGCTTGGTTTATCGTCTTAAAATATTTAGGCGCGAGGCGAGCGCTGCTTTTAGAAACCCTATCTCCCCCCTTAACAGCATTATTAGGCTTGATATTTTTACAAGAAAAACTATCGCCCATTGCTTGTATAGGCATTCTTTTAACAATCTGCGGCATAGCTTGGGTAATTGCCGAAAGAACCGCCGAAACAACCTTACCATCAAAACATCTTTGGCAAGGATTAGGCATTAGTTTATTAGGACAAACAGCCCACGCCACCGGAGCTATTTTATCCCGCGCCGCCTTCACTCAAATAGATATCGATCCGCTATGGACAGTAGCGTTGCGTTTGAGTGGTGGTATGGTAGTTATGCTGTGCTTTCTCAACCGCAGAAACCTTGACAGTTTCCAACAATTAAAAGTACCCAAAATATTAGGTGCAATAATTGTAGCAGCTTTTCTAGGAACCTATCTCGGAATTTTCCTGCAACAGACTTCCCTGAAATATGCACCCGCCGCTATCGCTCAAGCGCTCAGTTCTACCAGTCCCCTGTTTGTGCTGCCTTTAGCCGTGCTTGCAGGCGAGAAAGTTAGTCTCCGGGCTGTTGTGGGCGTGGTTTGTGCGATCGCTGGCATCGCGCTATTATTGGGTTTGAGGTGATTAGATTTGAGAGTTAATATCATTTAAAAAAAACATCACAGTGGTTTGATCGTTCGGACTTTAGTCCTCTAATGGATGCGGACTAAAGTCCGAACGATCAAACCGATAATAAAGGTTTGATCGTTCGGACTTTAGTCCGCATCCATCTAAAGACTTGCATTCCGAACGATCAAACTGTCAATAACTCCCCCTCAAAAAATTGCTCTCAAAAATACTTGACATTCAAATTATGGAGGTGTACTATAGAAGTAGTGCACATAATTAAAAACATGAGACTAAAAAGTTGGGAGTCTCCCCGCAGCGAGGGCAGAAACTCCAAAGGCAAAGGCGGTTCGGCAAGAGCCAGACAGCTCAAAAAGCAACAGCAAACTCTCCGAAAACGGTTAAAAGCTCAGCACGATCGACAAAACGATCGCCCAAACCACAAACCAAACAACCAAGGGAAGGAAACCGATAATTCCTTCCCTTTTTTTGTATATTTGGGGCGTTGCTCAATCCCGCTGAATGTTCGGACAAATCGTCCCAGTAAGGCTCGCGGGCGAGGGTTGCTCTTCCCAGCCGTTGAGAATACCTTGCAACTCCCCCTTCAAAGTTTCTAACGCTGCAATTTGCCCGGAAATTGCCTCTACCTTGGCTGTTAGATGCTGCTTCGCTTCAGAACAAGGCAACTCTCCCCGATCGCGAACTTGTAAAATATCATTAATCTCCTGAAGGCTCAAACCCAGAGCCTGAGATCGTTTAATAAACACCAACCTGTTGAATACCGCTTCCCCAAACAACCGATAACCAGCAGGCGAGCGCTTCACCGCCGGAGACAGCAAGCCCATCTCCTCGTAGTAGCGAACAGTTTTTACCGACAAACCGCTACAGGCAGCTACAGAGCCAATTTTGTATAGTTTCTCGGCAACAGAAATATTCATAAACCCAGCCTCAAAGATCGAAGCTCGAAAGACTTTTCTGACCCTATCTTTAATATTGCCTCAGATGCAGGCTGGCGCGATCGCCACATCCCCAGAGTCCCATTCCCCGAGCAAATTAATAAGGAGGATTTTTCTTAGACACGTTGTTGAGCGTGGGCAACTGAGGGCGAGAAGACTGAGGAGGAAGATAGTATTCGGTAGCAGGGGCGGGCTGTTCGGCTCCAGAGCGGTAACTTTGCCACCAGCGGAGACCCATCGCCACTCCAGCAGTACCCAGCCCAAAAGCCAATAAAGAGCCGCTCGCACCAATGCTGCCAATGGCTGCATCGACAACGCCCACTGTGACAACAAAGCTGGTAATAGGCTCTTTACGGTAAGCTGACTTCAAAAGTCGCGTCCACGAAGCATTCATGTGGTTTTACTCTGTTCTATATTTATCTACAATCTCTAAAACTTAGAGTTGGCGGTACGATCGGGATTTCTAGCTTTGAAACTAGCTTCACCTCAATTAATCTTCTCGCCTGTCGGGAATTGTACGGGAGCGAGGTAAAATTGCCAAGCTTGTCCAATCAAAATTCGATCCGAGAGCCAAATCCCAAGCTAGCTCTTGCATTTCCTCAACCGATGTTTGTCGATCGACTTGTCGCTGGGCTTGTTTCTAATTAATATTCTAATCAATTCCTGAATCTGTCGAGTCAATCCTCAAATCGAAAAATGGAAAATCGACGCGAGTGAGAGTCCAGACAAAGCGTGAGGCTGACCCGCCCCAAAACGGGTACAAGCCCTCAACGCTCGCTTGCGGTCAATCCCCAAATTTTAGACTCCTGTTCCTGTTCCCAGATGAATCTGTGGCATCAAATCTAAAATCTAAAATCTAAAATCTAAAATCGACTGACCGCGCCGTTGCTAAAATTAGTTGAGACCTAACCAGGCCAGCAACCCCTGGCCTGTGACATACTCGATAATTAAAGTTAGGGAAAAACCAATCATCGCGGCTCGACCGTTCAGGCGTTCCGCGTAGCTGTTGAAGCCAAACTTTGGTTGTTCGAGTTTGGGAGTGACGGTCGGTTGTAGTTGTGTCATTGCTTTTGATACCTTGCGATCGACGCTATTGAGAGGTGAAATTGAATGTTAGTTACAAATCTTAAACATTTCTGCTTCCATTATATGGTCAACCGCCATCAACCGTCCGCCCTAAAAAAAACTGCTGCAAATTAAAACCACTCAATTATATGGGCTCAAAATATGACAGATCAGTTAGATAACGATAAGCTTCCGGTAGCCGCACAGCGAGTTGCCTTTGCCCTTCGTACAGTAGGCTGGGTGTGCTTCTGGGCGCAGTCAGTGCTGGCGGTGGTCGCGGCGATCATTTTGCTCTTTGCCATTCCCTTGGCTATTCCCAGCGCCACCGCCCCTGGGAGTTCAACCAGTGCCGGCACCGGCGGGGGCGTATTTTTTGCCCTGTGCGGGCTGGGAGTGCTCGGTTACAGCGTATTTCGTGCTTGGAGGTTCACCCGCTTGTCGAGAGAGTTGCGATCGCCCGCCAACACAGCCCGCCCCAAAAAAGCAGACACCATCAAACAAGTGCAGTTGACACTGATGAGCAACTTATCAGGAATGCTGCTGACTCTGATCGGCGCAGAAGCCATCAGCGGCACGCTGTTAGCTAAATCCCTAGCTCAGCCACAAGCTTTGTTCGGTGCCGCCGTTGATTTGGGCCGATTTATTCAGCCTTTAGACATATTTGTGGTGCTAGCCAACACTCACGCCACTGTTGCCCACTTTGTGGGGATTATTGGGAGTTTGTGGTTGCTCGATCGCATCCACAAGCAATAGAACATCGGGAATCGGGAATTGGTAATAGGTAACCGCCACTCCCCCACTCTCCCGCGAGCCCTCTCAAACTCCCCACTCTCCCCCTCTCCCCTCCGGAATCAATGCCAAGCAGTCGAAGAACGTACTCAGATACCTTCTAGCAATACACCACAAACATCATGGCACTGAAACCCGAGGCTTATTTTGGGGTGACAGATCACGCAACTATTGAAGTTTCTCAAGAAAGTTTTCGTTCTGTCCTCGGTCAAATAGAAGCTGAACTCCTGTGTAGCGACACCTACACCCAAGCTCTAGCTAGCTTGCAAACTATGTTGGGCTCCGCAGCCTCTGCTGCCGAAATTTTAATTAGAGCAGTTAGCAGAGAAGCCGTAAAGCTCGCATTTGACAGATTTGGCAAACCAAACAAAACGGAAATGCAACTCACCCAAGAGAATTTCGCTGCCGCAATGCCCGCTGCAACTTATCTTAAAGAAGTAGAGCCGTCAGTACCTGCTCCTGTTTTCTATTGGCGCAGCGCTACTTTGGAAGCGCCTCCGACAACCGAACTGGAGACTGAAAATTGCGATCGAGACACTTACATACCAGAAGAAAGCAAACCAGCGCCTCAAACAGAAATTGAAGTCGAGTCCGCTGCACCTGCTGCAACTGTTATCGCCCCCGCTAAATCCTTCCCAGGGCTTGGTTTTCCCAAGAAACAGCAAAAACTCACCAAGGAAGAAGCAGCAGCAATAGCAGTTCAACAGCGAGAAGAATGCCTGCTGGAGTTGGGTAGAGAATTACGCAAAGGGCGGCAAGTTCGATCGCTATCTCTCCAGCAACTGCACAGTCAAACTCTCGTACCGCTGCACCACATCGAATCGATCGAAAATGGGGAAATTGAGAAACTGCCCCAAGATATTTACGTTAGAGGTTTTATCCGCAGATTGGGCGACGCCTTGGGGCTAGACGGCACCGCCATGGCGAATGCTTTGCCCAAACCCGCCCCGAGTCCAATCGTTCCCAGCACGTATTTGTCTGCTTCCGACTCCGACTCAGGCGAAGGCTTTCAAATGCGTCCCGTGCATTTGTACATCGGCTACACAGCTTTGATGGCTGGGGCGATCGGGGGCGTGGGTTGGTTGTCGCAGCAACCCGTCGTACCTGGAGCGAATGCTGTAGAGCCACAGGTGAAACCAGCCGCCTCGGTTGCGCCGTCTCCAAAAAGCCAAGAAAAAGCGCCTCAACCGGGCTTGAAGAAGTCTAAGAGTCACGGGGGCATGATTATGGGGGCTGACATGGCACCTCCGGAGGTGATTTTTGGTTAGGGTGCAATACGCGATTTTTAGCGGTTGTCATTGCCAGGAACGAATCAATCGCAGTATCTTTTTTTCACAGGGTTTTGCCGATCGCACTGTCTTATCTAAACTGTATTGGGTGAGTGTGTCGGGCGATCGATCGTCCGACAACACTCTTAGCCCAGGCGAGCTCGGAAACTGAGTTTCCGAGCTCACCTGTGTGAGATACACAGCTAGAAGACATCCGTCGCTCAGAATAATCAATCGTGGTGGCAATTTTAGTTGCATCCCGCACTTTTCATCTATGTATCGAGTCAAATCGAAAAATTTCCGATCTCAAATTGCCCCGCGTTGCACCCAAAGTGCATTTTCAACCACATCAGGAAACCCAATATGTGCGATAAACTATCTACTTGACCAGTCCTAAAAGAGATTTCCGATAAGATGAGTTCCCCAGCCACCGCTGCTTCCTCCGATATCGAGCCGCTATCGACTCAGCCACAAACAGTCACGAGTTTGACTGTATCGCACAGTGCTTTGGTAGCCGCTTCTCAAGTACCACAAAAATCTTGGACAATAGAAGATAGCGAGAAACTGTACCGCATTCAAGGTTGGGGCGAACCCTATTTTTCGATCAATGCTGCCGGTCACGTTACCGTGTCTCCCAAGGGCGATCGCGGCGGTTCCCTGGATTTGTGCGAACTGGTAGAATCGCTCAAACAGCGAAATTTGGCTTTGCCGCTGCTGATTCGATTTTCTGATATTTTGGAAGACCGGATCGATCGCCTCAATTCCTGTTTTGCCAGAGCGATCGCTCGCTACAATTACAAAAATGTTTATCGCGGTGTTTTTCCAGTCAAATGCAACCAGCACCGACAATTAGTTCAAGATTTGGTGCGTTTCGGTCAACCCCATCACTTCGGACTGGAAGCCGGCTCTAAACCAGAATTAATGATCGCTTTAGCGACCTTAAAAACCCCAGGCGCTTTGTTGATTTGTAACGGTTACAAAGACCGCGAATACATAGAAACCGCAATTTTAGCGCAGCGGCTCGGCAAAACTGCCGTAATTGTGCTGGAGCAAATTGAGGAAGTAGAACTCGCCATCGCCGCTAGCAAAGCATTAGGAATTAAGCCGATTTTGGGAGTGCGAGCCAAACTTACTACCAAAGGCGTTGGGCGCTGGGGAGGTTCCACGGGCGATCGGGCAAAATTTGGCTTGACAATTCCTGAAATTATCCGTGCTGTCACCCAACTGGAAAAAGCTGGAATGCTGGATTGCTTGCAATTGCTGCACTTCCATATCGGCTCTCAAATTTCCTCAATTAGCGTCATCAAAGATGCCATTCGGGAAGCCAGCCACATCTATGTAGAGTTAGCTAAATTGGGAGCTAATATGAACTACTTGGACGTAGGTGGCGGGCTGGGCGTTGACTACGACGGCTCTAAAACCAACTTCCACGCTTCCAAAAACTACAATATGCAAAACTACGCAAACGACGTAGTAGCGGGAGTGAAAGATGCCTGCGACGAGCGGAAAATTCCTGTACCGATTATCATTAGCGAAAGCGGGCGGGCGATCGCTTCTCACCAATCAGTCTTAGTGTTTGACGTACTCGGGACTAGCGATGTCCCCAGAGAAGTACCAGAACCAGTAGACGAAAACGCGCACCAAATTCCGCGCAACCTTTACGAAATTTACCAATCTATTACTCCGGAAAATTACCAAGAAGTCTATCACGATGCTATCCAATTTAAGGAAGAAGCAGTGAGTTTATTTAACCTAGGCTATCTGGGAATTGAGGAACGGGCAAAAACCGAACAGTTATACTGGGCTTGCTGCGATAAAATACAGGCCATCGCGCGACAAAAAGACTATGTATCGGAAGATTTGGAAGACTTAGAAAAGGTGATGGCGTCCATTTATTACATCAACTTATCTGTTTTCCAGTCAGTACCAGACAGTTGGGCAATTAACCAATTGTTTCCAATTATGCCAATAAACCGACTTGACGAAGAACCGACTCAGCGCGGTATTTTAGCCGATCTCACCTGCGACAGCGACGGCAAAATCGACCAATTTATCGATTTACGAGATGTCAAGTCCGTTCTGGAACTGCATACAATTAAACCTGGAGAACCTTACTATTTAGCTTTGTTTTTGGGAGGTGCTTATCAAGAAATTATGGGCAACCTTCACAACTTATTCGGCGATGCAAATACAGTTCACATTCAGCTAACGCCTTCAGGCTATCATATCGAACACGTTGTGAAAGGAGACACGATGAAAGAAGTTCTCAGCTACGTTCAGTATGATGCAGAAAGTTTGGTGGAAAGCATCCGCCGCCAGACAGAAGCAGCTTTGCAGCAAAATAAAATCACTCTTTCCGAGGCCCAACTTTTACTGCAAAATTACGAGCGGAGTTTGGGCAAATATACTTATTTGCAGTCATAATTAGTCAGTAGTCAGTTGTCAGTTGTCAGTTGTCAGTTGTCAGTCAGTAGGGGCGGTGCCCCCGTGCCCGCCCTCAGTTGTCAGTTGTCAGTTGTCAGTTGTCATTTGTCATTTGTTGAGAAATGATGATGACATAACTGTAAAGGTAGGGTGCAAATGGAGCACCTTACCTTTATCGATTAGCAATTATCAATTAGCAATTAGCAATTAGCAATTACCAATTACCAATTACCAATTATTCAGCATGACCGAGAATTTCTGCGATCGCCCGCCGCTCTTCTCCCTGCTGAGTTGGTAAAACTTGGCGAGCATCAGTAATCAGCCAATCGAGAGCCGCTGCTTGCAAATCGATCGCCGCCCCGGTTTTATCAACGCAGTAGCGTCCGAACACCAGTTTGTCAACTAACCGCACTTCCGGGCCTAAACGCGAATACTCAAAAATCACGCTGTTTTCCACAGTCGCCCCGCTGCACACCCAACAATTCGGGCCGATCATTGTCGGGCCGACAATTTTGGCTCCGTCTTCAATAATCGTCATCCCGCCAATATAAACCGGGCCGGTAATATCAACTTTATCCCAGTTGACAGCTACATTCAGACCAACGTAAACGCCGGGGCGCACTTCAATTCCGGGAATGGAAACATTTTTAATTTCTCCCAACAGCACGCTCTGAATTGCGCGCCAATAGTCAGGAACTTTGCCGATATCCACCCACTCAAAGTCCATGCTAATCCCGTAAAAAGGCGCGCCTGCTTCTACTAGCTTCGGGAATAACTGGGAACCGATATCGTACTCCGTATCAGAAGGAATGTAATTGAATATTTCTGGTTCAAAAATATAAATACCAGTGTTGATGTCGGTACTCAGAGCTTCCTCTACAGAAGGTTTTTCTTGGAAAGCTTTAATTTTGCCAGACTCGTCTGTAACTACAACACCGTAACTCGAAACTTCTTCCTTGGGAACAGATTTCATTACAATAGTAGCGATCGCCCCTTTTTCCCGGTGCCACTTCACAGCAGCAGTCAAGTCCAAGTCAATCAAAGCGTCGCCGCACAGCACCACAAAAGTATCGTCAAAAAACGGGGAAAAGTCCTGAATCCGTTTCATGCCGCCAGCCGAACCCACGGCATCTCCAATCATTTGTCCGTCTTCAATCCGCCCTTCAAAAGAATAGGCTATTTGTACCCCAAACTTTTGACCGTCGCGGAAGTAGTTCTCAATCACGTCGGCCAGGTGAGAAACATTGACCATAATCTGGTCAAACCCATGCTGGCGGAGCAATTCAACCAAAAATTCCATCACCGGCTTTTGCAGGATCGGGATCATCGGTTTTGGTGTAGTGTGAGTAATGGGACGGACGCGAGTGCCTTTACCAGCCGCCAGAATCATCGCTTTCATTCTTAACTTCCTCAACCCTCTGTTAATTGATATCAACTCAACAATTAGATGCTAGCGGTTGCGATCGATTCGATCGCAGCGATATCCTGACCTGTTTATAGGCGACATCGTACCAGGCTATCGATCGTTTATTCCCAATTCACTTAGATTTCAGAAACCAGGAATCGAGAATCAGCAACAACTTGGCACTCCTGCTGTCGGCGTTGTAGACTCAGTGGCACAATACCGGCGAGCGAGGTTGTGCCTGGAATTTTAGCCGACGCAGCAGCACGTTTATTAGTTTCCCCCGAGAACCTAATGCCCTGCAAGCTCAAATCGCCCGGATTTTGAGGTCTTGGTAAAACTCTTCTTGAACCAACTCTACTTTAGACTGAGCCGATAGCAGCAACAGCGCCCAAAAAACACCCACACGGTCACGATCGGGTAAGTGGACTTCTCCAGCCGCTGGCGGGGGTTCTGGGTTAACAGAGGTGTGCAAATCGCGATCGTGCCAAAGTTTTAGCAGTTGTTCCAAGTCGAGCCAACCGTCATCAATTTCAGAGCCGCGTTGTGCCAGAAACCGATCGAGTTCGCTAGCAGTTTCCACGAGATTTTCTTGGTGAGCCAGCTCAAAGATAGCCTGGGCGGCTTGCGATCGCATTTTTGAAGTCGGGCGGCGTCTGGGAGCAACAGTCTGCTCCATTGCAGCTTTCATTAACTGCAACTGTTCGATCAGTTCTGGGAGAGTCACCGGGCGTTTTTGTGGCAGTTGAGCGACACCGCGACGGCGCAATTGTCGTTCGAGATGCTGCGGCAAATGTCGCCCTCCTGAGCGTTCTGCGTCTTCGAGCGCCGCCTCGTCAGCTTCGGGATTCGGCGGGGGTTCTGAGAGGACAATACTTTCTGCTTTGAGCAACACCAGCATCGAAGCGTACAAAAACGCTTGGCCCGAGTGGGACAAATCGGAGAAATCCTTACTCTGATTGGTATCGCAGGCGTTGGTCAGCTTGCTCAAACATCGATCGAACACTTCAATGACTTTAACGTCCCAAGGATCGATTTCTCCCCGTTCTGCTAAGTCAATTAAAATTGCGATCCCCTCAGAAATCGTTTCTAAACCATCTTGGTCTCGGGAAACAACCATTCGATTTTGGATTTTAGATTTTAGATTTTAGATTTAGGACTTGTGCACTCGACCACCCAGAAACCGGGTACATTAACCGAAATAAAGTATTTTCAGCAAGTTTTTGGGTTAAACAACCAAGGTTATGACCAGCGGTGGGTTCTGGACAGAGATTCGAGATTTCTTCCAAAAATGAGAGAGTAACTCAATTTAATTAGCAGTCATTTCAGCAGCTTTTACCTCGGTTGTTGCTGTTTCTAAACTTGTCAGTTCTGCACTTTCTAACAAAGGTTGTTTTCCTTCTACTTCTGCTTTATAGCGTTCGATATCTTGTTGTAATTCCTGAATTTGCTGCTCTTTTTGGCGAACTTGGCGGAGTTCTTGGCGGGAGGTGATAGTTCGCTGCATTCTCGACCACAAACTGAACAGCCACGCTAAAATCGCTCCCAATCCGGTCGCTACAATTAGTTCTACGCACAGCGGAGCTTTAAGTTGGACGCCTTTAATAATTTGAACGGTGGTCTGCTCTGTATTTTCGATGCTGAACAATACTAGAGCCAAGCAAATCAGAAAGATGAAGAAGAAATTTAGCGCTCGCATTTTCTCTGTTCCTAATTCTT includes the following:
- a CDS encoding DMT family transporter; amino-acid sequence: MNFIGEIAGLGAAFVWALSSIIWQRVGQQIPAVVLNLLKGAIALCMIFATILILGKSLPAVNPNILTMLLISGALGIGIGDTAWFIVLKYLGARRALLLETLSPPLTALLGLIFLQEKLSPIACIGILLTICGIAWVIAERTAETTLPSKHLWQGLGISLLGQTAHATGAILSRAAFTQIDIDPLWTVALRLSGGMVVMLCFLNRRNLDSFQQLKVPKILGAIIVAAFLGTYLGIFLQQTSLKYAPAAIAQALSSTSPLFVLPLAVLAGEKVSLRAVVGVVCAIAGIALLLGLR
- a CDS encoding helix-turn-helix domain-containing protein, whose amino-acid sequence is MALKPEAYFGVTDHATIEVSQESFRSVLGQIEAELLCSDTYTQALASLQTMLGSAASAAEILIRAVSREAVKLAFDRFGKPNKTEMQLTQENFAAAMPAATYLKEVEPSVPAPVFYWRSATLEAPPTTELETENCDRDTYIPEESKPAPQTEIEVESAAPAATVIAPAKSFPGLGFPKKQQKLTKEEAAAIAVQQREECLLELGRELRKGRQVRSLSLQQLHSQTLVPLHHIESIENGEIEKLPQDIYVRGFIRRLGDALGLDGTAMANALPKPAPSPIVPSTYLSASDSDSGEGFQMRPVHLYIGYTALMAGAIGGVGWLSQQPVVPGANAVEPQVKPAASVAPSPKSQEKAPQPGLKKSKSHGGMIMGADMAPPEVIFG
- the murA gene encoding UDP-N-acetylglucosamine 1-carboxyvinyltransferase gives rise to the protein MEGKIITPAQNSSNLSASPESEQQVLQIWGRQPLKGNVKISGAKNSALVVMAGAILCPDDCHIRNVPALVDVARMGQILSAVGVKVQQSGDVLDINASNLMDAQAPYELVSQLRASFFIIGPLLARLGFAKVPLPGGCAIGARPVELHVRGLQALGAEVHIDHGTVNAYVKGPNRRLKGAKIYLDYPSVGATETLMMAATLAEGETVIENAAQEPEVVDLANFCRAMGAKIQGAGTNTIVISGVEKLHAVDYAIIPDRIEAGTFLLAGAITHSEISLSSVIPDHLTAVIAKLQTMGAKIIVESDTVRIVPGKIHTATDIETLPYPGFSTDMQAPFMALLTLSEGDSMIKETVFENRLRHVAELNRMGADIRVKGNVAVVRGVPMLSGAPVVATDLRASAALVIAGLAADGVTTISSLQHLDRGYEQLEIKLQKLGAKLRRVKEGTNPATAEAPVNSVRSSLNC
- a CDS encoding DUF3611 family protein; translation: MTDQLDNDKLPVAAQRVAFALRTVGWVCFWAQSVLAVVAAIILLFAIPLAIPSATAPGSSTSAGTGGGVFFALCGLGVLGYSVFRAWRFTRLSRELRSPANTARPKKADTIKQVQLTLMSNLSGMLLTLIGAEAISGTLLAKSLAQPQALFGAAVDLGRFIQPLDIFVVLANTHATVAHFVGIIGSLWLLDRIHKQ
- the speA gene encoding biosynthetic arginine decarboxylase, with translation MSSPATAASSDIEPLSTQPQTVTSLTVSHSALVAASQVPQKSWTIEDSEKLYRIQGWGEPYFSINAAGHVTVSPKGDRGGSLDLCELVESLKQRNLALPLLIRFSDILEDRIDRLNSCFARAIARYNYKNVYRGVFPVKCNQHRQLVQDLVRFGQPHHFGLEAGSKPELMIALATLKTPGALLICNGYKDREYIETAILAQRLGKTAVIVLEQIEEVELAIAASKALGIKPILGVRAKLTTKGVGRWGGSTGDRAKFGLTIPEIIRAVTQLEKAGMLDCLQLLHFHIGSQISSISVIKDAIREASHIYVELAKLGANMNYLDVGGGLGVDYDGSKTNFHASKNYNMQNYANDVVAGVKDACDERKIPVPIIISESGRAIASHQSVLVFDVLGTSDVPREVPEPVDENAHQIPRNLYEIYQSITPENYQEVYHDAIQFKEEAVSLFNLGYLGIEERAKTEQLYWACCDKIQAIARQKDYVSEDLEDLEKVMASIYYINLSVFQSVPDSWAINQLFPIMPINRLDEEPTQRGILADLTCDSDGKIDQFIDLRDVKSVLELHTIKPGEPYYLALFLGGAYQEIMGNLHNLFGDANTVHIQLTPSGYHIEHVVKGDTMKEVLSYVQYDAESLVESIRRQTEAALQQNKITLSEAQLLLQNYERSLGKYTYLQS
- a CDS encoding heavy metal-responsive transcriptional regulator, encoding MNISVAEKLYKIGSVAACSGLSVKTVRYYEEMGLLSPAVKRSPAGYRLFGEAVFNRLVFIKRSQALGLSLQEINDILQVRDRGELPCSEAKQHLTAKVEAISGQIAALETLKGELQGILNGWEEQPSPASLTGTICPNIQRD
- a CDS encoding M48 family metallopeptidase, encoding MLNIPLIGLKADQFRHPLDLEATNTLKQLPGLDLMVRQLLGQLGEQFFMLENLASSVQVGENQLPHLHQLLVEACKTLDLEVPQLYVRQHPMPNAYTFAMRGKQPFVVMHTSLIDLLTDEEVKAVIAHELGHLKCEHGVYLTLANLIVLAAGQISPLGAVFAQGLQAQMLEWLRCAEFTCDRAALLATQDPRVVASVLMKLAGGSPTLAPKLNVDAFLAQARAYDDLSSTELGEMLKQAQTAQLSHPVPVLRAREIDRWASSKNYESLLAQSRSVCYDSEATKKGGWRNW
- a CDS encoding NDP-sugar synthase gives rise to the protein MKAMILAAGKGTRVRPITHTTPKPMIPILQKPVMEFLVELLRQHGFDQIMVNVSHLADVIENYFRDGQKFGVQIAYSFEGRIEDGQMIGDAVGSAGGMKRIQDFSPFFDDTFVVLCGDALIDLDLTAAVKWHREKGAIATIVMKSVPKEEVSSYGVVVTDESGKIKAFQEKPSVEEALSTDINTGIYIFEPEIFNYIPSDTEYDIGSQLFPKLVEAGAPFYGISMDFEWVDIGKVPDYWRAIQSVLLGEIKNVSIPGIEVRPGVYVGLNVAVNWDKVDITGPVYIGGMTIIEDGAKIVGPTMIGPNCWVCSGATVENSVIFEYSRLGPEVRLVDKLVFGRYCVDKTGAAIDLQAAALDWLITDARQVLPTQQGEERRAIAEILGHAE